From a single Bacillus marinisedimentorum genomic region:
- a CDS encoding 4Fe-4S dicluster domain-containing protein yields the protein MARYGMLIDTTKCVGCYACRVSCQMQNELPIEQSFITFHEKENGIFPNVKHEIIPVQCQHCENAPCEEVCPTKATYTTEDGIVLVDEDRCIGCKYCMVACPYDARSQNHETYVVEKCRFCAEEVAQGKQPSCVSTCISDARVFGDLDDPNSELNREIIKRNAKPLRNDLSSKAKIFYVR from the coding sequence ATGGCACGTTATGGAATGTTAATTGATACTACAAAATGTGTTGGCTGCTATGCTTGCCGGGTCAGCTGCCAGATGCAGAATGAACTTCCGATCGAGCAATCGTTCATTACATTTCATGAAAAGGAAAACGGCATATTCCCGAATGTGAAACATGAAATCATTCCAGTTCAATGCCAGCATTGTGAAAATGCTCCCTGTGAAGAGGTTTGTCCTACAAAAGCGACTTACACGACAGAAGACGGCATTGTGCTTGTTGACGAAGACCGCTGCATCGGATGTAAATACTGTATGGTCGCATGTCCGTATGATGCCCGCTCCCAAAACCATGAAACGTATGTCGTTGAAAAATGCCGTTTCTGTGCAGAAGAAGTTGCCCAGGGCAAACAGCCTTCCTGTGTAAGTACTTGTATCAGTGATGCGCGCGTTTTCGGAGACCTTGACGATCCAAACAGTGAATTGAACCGTGAGATTATTAAGAGAAACGCCAAGCCGCTCCGTAATGACTTGAGCAGTAAAGCAAAAATATTCTATGTGAGGTGA
- the nrfD gene encoding NrfD/PsrC family molybdoenzyme membrane anchor subunit, with protein sequence MIELAWGVIIAWYLFLAGLSAGAYLTASFTARKYPDKKVLRLAGRYAAPVLIGVGLILLIFDAEAGLHHPLRFIYLLTNPTSVMTIGTYLISVFMMASLAVAALEFFKRKVPAFLEWTGIIFAVGTAVYTGFLIGVVGNVPLWNTAILPVLFAVSATSTGMAVTMLIAAFFDRQAVHSVLAVKKIHLGLLVTEVVLLFTMFYITSSTSEVARESVSAILSGEYSLLFWIGLMVIGLLFPITIEILELANHNKMTHSPAGLQAAAAGKGGIIGTVAAESGVLIGGFILRFLVLAAALPATFL encoded by the coding sequence GTGATTGAATTGGCATGGGGTGTCATAATTGCATGGTATTTATTTCTTGCCGGTTTGAGTGCCGGCGCTTACTTGACCGCTTCCTTTACAGCAAGAAAATATCCTGACAAAAAAGTTCTTCGGCTTGCAGGCCGATACGCTGCGCCTGTATTAATCGGAGTCGGGCTGATCCTTCTGATATTTGATGCGGAAGCCGGCTTGCACCACCCGCTCCGTTTTATTTATCTGTTGACGAATCCGACTTCCGTCATGACGATTGGCACGTATCTGATCAGTGTTTTCATGATGGCGTCACTCGCTGTGGCAGCACTCGAGTTTTTCAAGCGGAAGGTTCCCGCTTTCCTTGAATGGACCGGCATCATTTTCGCAGTCGGCACAGCCGTTTACACCGGTTTTTTGATTGGTGTTGTCGGCAATGTACCGCTCTGGAACACAGCCATTTTACCTGTTCTGTTTGCTGTATCTGCAACTTCTACAGGTATGGCCGTCACAATGCTTATCGCAGCTTTTTTCGACCGTCAGGCTGTCCATTCAGTACTGGCCGTCAAAAAGATCCACCTGGGTCTCCTGGTTACAGAAGTGGTGCTTCTCTTTACGATGTTTTATATCACCAGTTCAACAAGTGAAGTTGCCCGTGAATCTGTATCAGCGATTCTTTCAGGGGAATACAGCCTGTTATTCTGGATCGGTTTGATGGTGATCGGCTTACTATTTCCAATTACAATCGAAATTTTAGAGTTGGCCAATCATAACAAGATGACCCATTCGCCAGCAGGCCTTCAGGCCGCAGCCGCAGGAAAAGGCGGCATCATCGGAACAGTGGCAGCTGAAAGCGGTGTATTAATCGGAGGCTTCATCTTACGCTTCCTGGTTCTGGCAGCAGCTCTGCCTGCAACCTTCCTATAA
- the metG gene encoding methionine--tRNA ligase translates to MLIFSLVDWSGRCETPAGLVGQVRPRRSGATRRLTARPAESEYLQRKSTLTFNRALYKKEEVEMNIFIGGAWPYANGSLHIGHVASLLPGDILARYFRLKGEEVLYVSGSDCNGTPIAVRANEEGVPITEIAGRYHEEFVSCFNALGFTFDLYTRTDSVFHHQEVQNIFHALNEKGFLYKKEVEQTYCETCRQFLPDRYVEGGCPHCGNPARGDQCDYCSSLLEPQELENRSCKLCGSAPAGRTTEHFYFRLSAFQQELEEYLEQARKSGSWRANAIQMTNRYLVEGLRDRAATRDLENGVPVPVEGFSDKKIYVWIEAVSGYLTASKRWSEQSGRDWKPFWEEGSIAYYVHGKDNIPFHTIIWPAVLSGAGGLHLPDHIVSSEYVTIENQKLSTSRNWAVWVPDLLKRYHPDSIRYFLTINGPERRDADFSWREFIYSHNSELLGAYGNLVNRTLKFIEKSYGGEIPGGRLDEEIERLIKRLFKRSGEQIERADFKQALEEIFAFIRKGNKYFDEQKPWIQVREDPAGCTNTLYTSVVIIANLAVLLDPFLPLSAAEVRKQLGLRGVTWSMQTIENKTVDSVKPLFERIDLKVIDEETEKLGR, encoded by the coding sequence ATGTTGATTTTTTCACTAGTTGATTGGAGTGGAAGGTGCGAGACTCCTGCGGGACTAGTGGGACAGGTGAGACCCCGCAGGAGCGGAGCGACGAGGAGGCTCACCGCCCGCCCCGCGGAAAGCGAGTACCTGCAACGGAAATCAACACTAACGTTTAACAGAGCCCTTTACAAAAAGGAGGAAGTTGAAATGAACATTTTTATCGGAGGGGCATGGCCGTATGCGAATGGATCCCTGCATATCGGCCATGTTGCGAGTTTGCTGCCGGGGGATATTCTGGCTAGGTATTTCAGACTTAAAGGAGAAGAGGTGCTGTACGTTTCAGGGAGTGATTGCAACGGGACGCCGATTGCGGTCAGGGCAAATGAGGAAGGAGTTCCGATCACCGAAATTGCCGGAAGATATCATGAGGAATTTGTCAGCTGCTTCAATGCACTTGGTTTCACGTTCGATTTGTATACGAGGACGGACAGCGTATTTCACCATCAAGAAGTGCAGAACATATTTCATGCATTAAATGAAAAAGGCTTCCTATACAAAAAAGAAGTGGAGCAGACCTATTGTGAAACGTGCCGCCAGTTTCTGCCGGACAGATATGTGGAGGGGGGCTGTCCGCATTGCGGGAACCCGGCGCGTGGCGATCAGTGTGATTACTGTTCTTCACTCCTGGAACCGCAGGAGCTGGAAAATCGCAGCTGCAAGCTTTGCGGTTCAGCGCCTGCCGGCCGGACAACCGAGCATTTTTATTTTCGGCTTTCGGCATTTCAGCAGGAGCTCGAGGAGTACCTGGAGCAGGCGCGTAAAAGCGGCAGCTGGCGGGCGAACGCCATTCAAATGACGAATCGGTATTTGGTGGAGGGGCTCAGGGACAGAGCGGCAACCCGTGATCTGGAAAATGGTGTGCCGGTGCCTGTTGAGGGCTTCAGTGATAAAAAAATCTATGTATGGATTGAGGCGGTTTCCGGCTATTTAACGGCAAGCAAGCGCTGGTCTGAACAATCGGGCCGGGATTGGAAGCCTTTTTGGGAAGAGGGAAGCATCGCTTATTATGTACATGGCAAAGATAACATTCCGTTCCATACGATTATCTGGCCGGCTGTTTTATCCGGTGCGGGAGGTTTGCACCTGCCAGACCATATTGTTTCAAGTGAATACGTCACAATCGAAAACCAGAAGTTATCAACAAGCAGAAACTGGGCGGTTTGGGTTCCCGATTTGCTGAAGCGGTACCACCCCGATTCAATCCGCTATTTTTTGACCATAAATGGCCCCGAACGGAGAGATGCCGATTTTTCCTGGCGCGAATTCATCTACAGCCATAACAGTGAATTGCTTGGAGCCTACGGAAATTTGGTGAACAGGACCCTTAAATTCATAGAGAAATCATATGGAGGAGAAATACCCGGCGGCCGCCTTGATGAGGAGATCGAACGGTTAATCAAACGTTTGTTTAAGAGGAGCGGGGAGCAGATTGAAAGGGCGGATTTCAAGCAGGCACTGGAGGAAATCTTCGCATTTATCAGGAAAGGCAATAAGTATTTTGATGAACAAAAGCCGTGGATACAGGTGAGGGAAGATCCGGCCGGCTGTACCAATACGCTGTACACGAGCGTTGTCATTATCGCCAATCTCGCTGTGCTTTTGGATCCATTTTTGCCTTTATCAGCAGCGGAGGTCAGAAAGCAGCTTGGTCTTCGAGGGGTAACATGGTCAATGCAAACGATTGAGAACAAGACGGTTGATTCTGTGAAGCCGCTATTTGAACGAATTGATTTGAAGGTGATTGATGAGGAAACGGAAAAGCTGGGACGCTGA
- a CDS encoding cupin domain-containing protein, which yields MDMNNLEVRSFHFDGDGSIPNNKNLDLIVYRDAVGDTGEMGRLFEKNNWKGTWLGGVSSIHHYHSTTHEVLGVVSGKATLKMGGEHGEVLNVEQGDVLIIPAGVGHKHVESTHDFKVCGAYPDGMEYDLQTGKPEEQPDVAEIIQNVPLPKQDPLYGDRGPLFSYWNQ from the coding sequence ATGGACATGAACAACCTTGAAGTCCGATCCTTCCATTTTGACGGCGATGGCAGCATTCCTAATAATAAAAATCTTGATTTGATTGTATACCGTGATGCTGTAGGAGATACCGGAGAAATGGGCCGGCTTTTCGAGAAGAATAATTGGAAAGGCACCTGGCTTGGCGGTGTCTCCAGTATTCATCACTACCACAGCACAACACATGAAGTGCTCGGTGTAGTGAGCGGCAAGGCGACATTGAAGATGGGCGGCGAACATGGCGAGGTGCTGAATGTCGAGCAGGGTGACGTGCTGATCATTCCTGCAGGTGTCGGCCATAAGCACGTTGAGTCGACCCATGACTTTAAAGTATGCGGGGCCTATCCTGATGGAATGGAGTATGACCTTCAGACTGGAAAGCCGGAAGAGCAGCCGGACGTGGCTGAGATTATCCAAAACGTTCCGCTGCCAAAACAGGACCCTCTGTATGGAGACAGGGGCCCGCTGTTTTCGTATTGGAACCAATAA
- a CDS encoding alpha/beta hydrolase, whose protein sequence is MAFVNQEAIIEGAVELRGTLTIPEGDREKYPAVLIIPGTGALNRDGNAKGLELNLYREVAEWLSGQGFATLRYDKRGVGGSGGKQYETSMMDLVDDAEACLEFLRSYPLVDEENVLVLGHSEGAILAPALNARNPVSGLILLSGAGMRLDEAIKMQQEIGLKELDEIGGFKGFLISKLKVTEKARKKNEKFFKKILDGEKDVMRVGTSKVSARWFREHFTYPINDAYEKIECPVLAITGKRDFQADYRNLDKLSGYITAPLEIHAIEDMNHGLKEQKQDHSLLQAKKLYKSDIGKPLHPELRSVLETWLRKHFLIRASA, encoded by the coding sequence TTGGCATTCGTAAACCAGGAAGCGATCATTGAAGGTGCTGTTGAGCTGAGAGGGACGCTGACGATTCCGGAAGGAGACAGGGAGAAGTACCCGGCTGTTCTCATCATTCCAGGGACAGGTGCGTTGAATCGGGACGGGAATGCAAAGGGCTTGGAGCTGAACCTTTACCGGGAAGTTGCGGAGTGGCTGAGCGGCCAGGGGTTTGCAACCCTCCGCTATGATAAGCGGGGAGTGGGCGGGAGCGGCGGCAAGCAATATGAAACAAGCATGATGGATCTTGTAGATGATGCCGAGGCATGCCTGGAATTTTTGCGCAGTTATCCGCTTGTGGACGAAGAAAATGTCCTTGTGCTTGGCCATAGCGAAGGGGCCATTCTTGCTCCTGCACTAAACGCACGGAACCCGGTGTCCGGATTGATCCTGTTGAGCGGGGCTGGCATGCGGCTTGATGAAGCGATCAAAATGCAGCAGGAAATCGGCTTGAAGGAGCTGGACGAAATCGGAGGGTTCAAGGGATTTTTGATTTCAAAATTGAAGGTGACTGAAAAAGCGAGGAAAAAGAACGAGAAATTTTTCAAGAAGATTCTTGATGGTGAAAAAGATGTGATGAGGGTCGGAACCTCAAAAGTGAGTGCCAGATGGTTCCGTGAGCATTTCACTTATCCTATAAATGATGCCTATGAAAAAATTGAATGCCCGGTGCTTGCTATCACCGGAAAACGGGATTTCCAGGCTGATTACCGGAACCTCGATAAACTGTCTGGATATATAACGGCACCGCTTGAAATTCATGCCATTGAAGATATGAACCACGGCTTGAAGGAACAAAAGCAGGATCATTCACTCCTTCAGGCGAAAAAGCTGTACAAGTCTGACATCGGCAAGCCGCTTCATCCTGAGTTGAGAAGCGTGCTGGAAACCTGGCTGCGCAAGCACTTTCTCATCAGAGCCTCTGCTTGA
- a CDS encoding dynamin family protein yields MTANAPLSTGDWINQDIMHDRQRLFAHSAVLYKRLIHVGADEQAGKLLDLLAKINARELGIAFTGHFSAGKSTLINTIMDEPILPSSPIPTSANLVKIKAGEHAARIYYTDREPVEFQGPYDYNKIQDYSRDGDAVSSIEIFHPFTDLPQGLAVMDTPGIDSTDEAHRIATESALHLADTIFYVVDYNHVQSELNFRFVEELKESHKPVYVVVNQIDKHRDEELPFEAYQKSAAEAFRSWNVEPDGIFYVSSLYMDVPHNQYRELHDFIQSLINLPDEEYLERVADSIKGLIAEALEGVEENLASDTEEAERKLQHLSAQERKEVAARISGLHSRLGELEQGMGQVQSEFLKGVQGILDNAYIMPAQTRDMARSYLESRDPSFKTGFFFQRAKTEKEREERLQTFYDEFSRQVATHIDGHFKQYAVDFLKGKGIEDDTLFKQIYDADISFGPDLLAGTVKSGATANGQYVLNYTNDVSNRIKQMYRQKANEIFEQTKEDINNKRESELAAVEEELQTYKKWDQALHVIEAASEKSDQTEAELAGSFSDTVSAGTLREAEELASRKLEQVQTVTVVNREDDERGSELLKEEAMTNSVPQGSPSAEAAKREGESNTESFHQMRGEAEVLSSRLETAASLVEPLGGFKQLAFDLRSRAVRLKEQQFTVALFGAFSAGKSSFANALMGEAVLPVSPNPTTAAINRIMPSDNEYSHGTVRVKLKTAGQLLKDMNASFKVLRKQEAGSLEEAVSRAKQVQAEKEEGSAHTERHFLTAAAAGYIQFREKLGETVEAGLEEYRAYVAEEAKAVFVEWIDLYYDCPLTKEGITIVDTPGADSINARHTGVAFNYIKNADAIFFVTYYNHAFSHADREFLIQLGRVKDTFELDKMFFIINAADLAKNAAELNMVKDYVEGQLAAYGICNPRTYGVSSKNVLQAKQAGSYEDESQLDMHMFENEFFRFIEEELVSLSLEAARADLDRTKIRVEKLIASAQQGDDERKKRLEQVEKAETELVRQLEKVDGEVERRSLQNEIEELFFYIKQRAFLRYQDEFKEYFNPAVLNGTGSRLKEQLQTALDELLGFLGFDLVQEMRATTLRVEADMNRKLKTLHQDAALFASRTPEPPELSQFEPIEFSSMEFDESEADIGPPGLKQALGNYKNGKQLFEQQGIKEMKESIENRLQEPVKQYLDEKQSHFNRYYTELFSETVREMTGMIREEAGQYYGSLRDVLGEQVDIEKLRNVSERLGELNGL; encoded by the coding sequence ATGACCGCAAACGCACCTTTAAGTACAGGCGATTGGATCAATCAAGATATCATGCATGACCGACAGCGGCTGTTTGCACACAGTGCCGTTTTATATAAACGTTTGATTCATGTCGGAGCGGATGAACAGGCCGGTAAGCTGCTTGATTTGCTGGCGAAAATCAATGCCAGGGAACTGGGCATCGCATTCACGGGGCATTTTTCGGCAGGGAAGTCCACGCTTATCAATACAATCATGGATGAACCGATCCTTCCGTCGAGCCCGATTCCGACGAGTGCAAACCTGGTGAAAATCAAAGCGGGCGAGCATGCGGCCCGCATCTATTACACTGACCGTGAGCCGGTGGAGTTCCAGGGGCCGTATGACTATAACAAAATTCAGGACTATTCCCGTGACGGCGATGCCGTTTCATCCATCGAAATTTTTCATCCGTTTACAGATCTTCCGCAAGGACTGGCGGTGATGGATACGCCGGGAATCGACTCAACTGATGAGGCCCACCGGATTGCGACTGAATCGGCACTCCATCTGGCTGACACGATTTTTTATGTGGTCGATTACAATCATGTCCAGTCTGAGCTGAACTTCCGGTTTGTTGAGGAACTGAAGGAAAGCCATAAGCCGGTATACGTTGTTGTAAACCAGATTGATAAGCACAGGGATGAAGAACTGCCGTTTGAAGCGTACCAAAAAAGCGCAGCGGAGGCATTCAGGAGCTGGAATGTTGAACCTGACGGTATCTTTTATGTTTCCAGCCTGTACATGGATGTTCCGCACAACCAGTACCGGGAACTTCACGACTTTATCCAGTCCTTGATCAATCTGCCGGATGAGGAATATTTGGAGCGGGTGGCTGACTCTATCAAAGGGCTTATAGCGGAAGCACTAGAAGGTGTTGAAGAGAACCTTGCTTCTGACACGGAAGAGGCGGAACGCAAACTGCAGCATCTCTCAGCCCAAGAGCGGAAGGAAGTGGCAGCAAGGATTTCAGGATTGCACAGCCGGCTTGGAGAGCTTGAGCAGGGAATGGGCCAGGTCCAATCGGAATTCCTGAAAGGGGTCCAGGGCATCCTTGACAATGCATATATCATGCCCGCTCAGACAAGGGATATGGCCCGATCGTATCTGGAATCACGGGACCCTTCCTTCAAAACGGGGTTCTTTTTCCAGCGCGCGAAGACCGAAAAAGAACGTGAGGAGCGGCTGCAGACGTTTTATGATGAATTTTCCAGGCAGGTCGCAACCCATATTGACGGCCACTTCAAGCAGTATGCGGTCGATTTCTTAAAAGGAAAAGGCATTGAAGATGACACCCTGTTCAAACAGATTTATGATGCGGATATCTCGTTCGGGCCAGATCTGCTTGCGGGTACAGTCAAATCCGGGGCGACGGCAAACGGGCAGTATGTTCTCAACTATACGAATGATGTGAGCAATCGCATCAAGCAGATGTACCGCCAGAAAGCCAATGAAATCTTCGAGCAAACCAAAGAAGATATCAATAACAAAAGAGAGTCAGAATTGGCTGCCGTTGAGGAAGAACTTCAAACGTATAAAAAGTGGGATCAAGCACTTCATGTGATTGAAGCTGCTTCTGAAAAATCGGATCAAACAGAAGCGGAGCTTGCCGGCAGTTTTTCCGATACTGTTTCTGCAGGTACCCTCCGTGAGGCAGAGGAGCTTGCATCACGAAAACTTGAGCAGGTACAGACGGTGACCGTGGTAAACAGGGAAGATGATGAAAGAGGGTCGGAATTGCTAAAAGAAGAAGCAATGACGAATTCAGTGCCGCAAGGGTCACCATCTGCCGAAGCTGCGAAACGTGAAGGCGAGTCCAATACGGAAAGCTTCCATCAGATGCGCGGTGAAGCTGAAGTCCTTTCCTCCCGCCTTGAAACTGCGGCAAGTCTTGTTGAGCCGCTCGGCGGTTTCAAGCAGCTCGCTTTCGATTTGAGATCACGGGCAGTGCGGCTGAAGGAGCAGCAGTTTACGGTGGCGCTGTTCGGTGCGTTCAGTGCCGGTAAATCATCATTTGCGAATGCGCTGATGGGCGAAGCGGTGCTGCCGGTATCTCCAAATCCGACAACAGCGGCGATCAATCGGATCATGCCGTCTGACAATGAATACAGCCATGGGACAGTGCGTGTCAAATTGAAAACAGCCGGGCAGCTGTTAAAGGATATGAACGCTTCGTTCAAGGTGCTGCGCAAGCAGGAAGCTGGTTCTCTTGAGGAAGCAGTCAGCCGTGCAAAACAAGTACAGGCAGAAAAAGAGGAAGGAAGCGCACATACCGAGCGCCACTTCCTGACCGCTGCGGCCGCCGGATACATCCAGTTCCGCGAGAAGCTCGGGGAGACGGTGGAGGCAGGACTTGAAGAATACCGTGCGTATGTAGCCGAAGAGGCAAAGGCAGTATTTGTGGAATGGATCGACCTGTATTACGATTGCCCGCTCACAAAAGAAGGCATCACCATCGTCGATACGCCGGGTGCGGACTCGATTAATGCCCGCCACACCGGCGTTGCGTTCAATTATATTAAAAATGCGGATGCGATCTTTTTTGTCACCTATTATAATCACGCCTTCTCACATGCCGACCGCGAATTCCTGATCCAGCTCGGCCGGGTGAAGGATACGTTCGAACTGGATAAAATGTTTTTCATCATCAATGCGGCCGACCTTGCTAAGAATGCGGCGGAATTGAATATGGTGAAAGATTACGTGGAAGGCCAACTGGCCGCATATGGCATCTGCAATCCCCGCACATATGGTGTGTCGAGTAAAAACGTGCTGCAGGCAAAACAGGCGGGGTCTTATGAAGACGAAAGCCAGCTTGATATGCACATGTTCGAAAATGAATTTTTCCGATTCATCGAAGAAGAACTTGTCAGCCTGTCACTTGAAGCTGCAAGAGCTGATCTTGACAGGACGAAAATCCGGGTTGAAAAACTGATTGCTTCCGCGCAGCAGGGCGATGACGAGCGGAAAAAACGCCTCGAACAAGTGGAAAAAGCCGAAACCGAACTGGTTCGCCAGCTTGAAAAAGTGGACGGTGAAGTTGAGCGGCGCTCGCTCCAAAACGAAATCGAAGAATTGTTCTTTTACATTAAACAGCGTGCGTTCCTGCGCTATCAGGATGAGTTCAAAGAATACTTCAATCCCGCAGTGCTGAACGGAACCGGCAGCCGTCTGAAAGAGCAGCTCCAAACTGCACTTGATGAATTGCTGGGCTTTTTAGGCTTCGACCTTGTCCAGGAAATGCGGGCGACGACACTCCGGGTGGAAGCGGACATGAACAGGAAGCTTAAAACCCTCCACCAGGATGCTGCCTTGTTTGCAAGCCGTACTCCTGAACCGCCTGAGTTGTCTCAATTTGAACCAATCGAATTTTCATCAATGGAATTCGATGAATCAGAGGCGGACATTGGCCCACCAGGCCTAAAACAGGCACTTGGAAATTATAAAAACGGCAAGCAGCTTTTTGAACAGCAGGGCATTAAAGAAATGAAAGAAAGTATTGAAAACCGGCTGCAGGAACCGGTGAAGCAATACCTTGATGAAAAACAATCGCACTTCAACAGGTATTATACTGAGCTGTTCAGTGAAACGGTAAGAGAAATGACCGGAATGATCAGGGAAGAAGCCGGGCAGTATTATGGAAGCCTGAGGGATGTTTTAGGGGAACAGGTGGATATTGAGAAGTTGAGGAACGTTTCGGAGAGGCTTGGAGAATTAAATGGATTATGA
- a CDS encoding peptidoglycan DD-metalloendopeptidase family protein: MAATGETLRYGSRGQAVESLQQTLSRKGYYNSSVDGIFGSITKSAVISFQRSHGLVTDGIVGPNTYAALSGMQTVVKGASTTTENFIMPTQGVLTSDVGSRWNSYHAGIDISQHGTVKVIAAASGVVERSYYSSSYGNVIFISHTINGQKYTTVYAHLRDRLVSEGQRVTQGQSIGHQGNTGNSNGQHLHFELHKGDWNQNKTNAVNPLDYLN, encoded by the coding sequence ATGGCGGCAACCGGCGAAACATTAAGATACGGCTCAAGGGGACAGGCTGTTGAAAGCCTTCAGCAAACCCTCAGCCGCAAAGGCTATTACAATTCTTCTGTAGATGGTATCTTCGGTTCCATCACAAAGTCGGCCGTTATCAGCTTTCAGAGAAGTCACGGACTTGTGACGGACGGAATTGTCGGTCCTAACACTTATGCAGCTCTTTCCGGTATGCAAACCGTTGTAAAAGGCGCTTCAACAACAACTGAAAACTTCATCATGCCAACACAGGGAGTCCTCACTTCAGATGTCGGCAGCAGATGGAACAGCTATCATGCCGGAATCGACATTTCCCAGCATGGAACCGTTAAAGTGATAGCAGCAGCAAGCGGTGTTGTCGAGCGTTCTTATTACTCTTCTTCATATGGAAATGTCATCTTCATTTCACATACAATCAACGGGCAAAAATATACAACCGTTTATGCCCATCTTCGGGACAGGCTTGTTTCTGAAGGACAGCGTGTTACACAGGGCCAATCGATCGGACATCAGGGCAACACAGGGAACTCCAACGGACAGCACCTTCATTTTGAACTTCACAAAGGTGATTGGAATCAAAATAAAACAAATGCTGTTAATCCGCTGGATTATCTGAACTAA
- a CDS encoding ASCH domain-containing protein — protein sequence MKLLVYTGIYLIITFLFICIGRSSLGNGFLPIFLAVHSAFLIGALHYKKEHIDMKGLMVKAPWIDLILEGKKTWEIRGSNTHQRGKIGLIKSGSGLVFGTVDIVRCEELSLTDYKQGTVFHCIDRKDCLQLPYKRTFAWVLDNPFMFETPVPYKHPMGAVIWVDLEKALK from the coding sequence ATGAAGCTGCTTGTTTATACAGGAATTTACCTGATTATCACTTTTTTATTTATCTGCATTGGCAGGTCCAGCCTTGGAAACGGCTTTCTGCCAATCTTCCTGGCTGTTCATTCAGCTTTCCTCATCGGAGCTTTACATTATAAAAAGGAGCATATAGACATGAAAGGCTTAATGGTGAAGGCCCCCTGGATCGATTTGATTCTAGAAGGGAAAAAGACGTGGGAGATTCGGGGGTCAAACACTCATCAAAGAGGCAAGATCGGCTTGATTAAAAGCGGATCGGGGCTCGTGTTCGGGACAGTGGATATTGTCAGATGCGAGGAACTGAGCTTAACAGATTACAAGCAGGGCACTGTGTTTCATTGCATTGACAGGAAAGACTGCCTTCAGCTCCCGTACAAAAGAACATTCGCCTGGGTGCTGGACAACCCGTTCATGTTCGAAACTCCTGTACCATATAAACATCCAATGGGGGCAGTCATATGGGTGGATCTTGAAAAGGCTTTGAAGTGA
- the chrA gene encoding chromate efflux transporter: MAQNVKRGVHPLLEILIVSTRLGLSSFGGPIAHLGYFHEEYIRRRKWMDEKAYADLVALCQFLPGPASSQVGIGIGIMRAGALGGLVSFIGFTLPSVIALILFALLLQTVDVGDAGWIHGLKIVAVAVVAHAIIGMGTKLAPDLKRKAIALLALIATALWQTAFAQIAIILAAAAIGFILFRQHAEQDDAEIKIPITRKFAVISLTLFFGLLLLLPVVRQATTLEWVAMFDSFYRSGSLVFGGGHVVLPLLEREFVPTGWLSEEAFLAGYGAAQAVPGPLFTFAAYLGAVMGGWQGGLIATAAIFLPAFLLIFGTLPFWDSLRRNPKLKGAIMGINAAVVGILIAAFYTPIWTSSIFSPLDFAFAAVLFSMLVYWKLPPWVVVVTGAAGGAVMALFV, encoded by the coding sequence TTGGCACAAAATGTAAAAAGAGGAGTCCATCCTCTATTGGAAATTCTCATTGTATCCACACGCCTCGGATTGTCTTCTTTCGGCGGGCCGATTGCCCACCTTGGCTACTTTCATGAGGAATATATAAGAAGAAGGAAATGGATGGATGAAAAAGCATATGCAGATCTGGTGGCGCTTTGCCAGTTCCTTCCCGGCCCGGCGAGCAGCCAGGTCGGCATCGGCATTGGCATCATGCGGGCAGGAGCACTCGGGGGACTCGTGTCGTTTATCGGCTTCACGCTTCCTTCTGTCATCGCTCTTATCCTGTTTGCGTTGCTTCTGCAGACGGTGGATGTCGGCGATGCCGGCTGGATCCATGGCTTGAAAATTGTTGCTGTCGCCGTAGTGGCTCATGCGATCATTGGTATGGGGACGAAGCTTGCGCCTGATTTGAAACGGAAAGCCATCGCGCTGCTTGCATTGATTGCCACGGCGCTATGGCAAACGGCTTTCGCCCAGATTGCAATTATCCTGGCCGCGGCGGCCATTGGCTTTATCTTATTCAGGCAGCATGCGGAACAGGATGACGCAGAAATAAAGATTCCGATCACCCGAAAATTTGCCGTGATTTCGTTAACGCTCTTTTTTGGGTTACTGTTATTGCTTCCTGTTGTAAGGCAGGCAACCACCCTTGAGTGGGTCGCAATGTTCGATAGTTTCTATCGGTCCGGTTCGCTCGTCTTCGGCGGCGGACACGTCGTACTTCCGCTTCTTGAGCGTGAGTTTGTGCCGACCGGCTGGCTGAGTGAAGAAGCATTTCTGGCCGGTTATGGTGCAGCGCAGGCTGTTCCGGGCCCATTGTTCACATTCGCTGCCTATCTTGGTGCGGTCATGGGCGGCTGGCAGGGCGGCTTGATTGCGACAGCGGCCATCTTTCTGCCGGCGTTTCTGCTCATTTTCGGCACGCTGCCTTTTTGGGATTCGTTAAGGCGTAATCCAAAACTGAAAGGCGCCATCATGGGAATCAATGCAGCTGTCGTCGGCATCCTGATCGCCGCCTTTTACACCCCGATTTGGACAAGCTCGATCTTTTCGCCGCTTGATTTCGCCTTTGCGGCCGTACTGTTCAGCATGCTGGTATACTGGAAGCTGCCGCCGTGGGTGGTTGTCGTGACAGGGGCAGCCGGCGGTGCAGTGATGGCGTTGTTTGTGTAA